From Candidatus Eremiobacteraceae bacterium, the proteins below share one genomic window:
- a CDS encoding glycosyltransferase family 4 protein, with protein sequence MQSPSEPIAPFASMGAPSSLVAAGMHRVPVIHVLDGVLLGKQYLWGKEQVVSNLIHAQARSPQFVPELAVFSPCLLSDLIEADGFPVTILSAGSSGSPWRGLGALMRHLRAKPTAILHTHGFKANVVGRMARVLGAPMTGIVSTSHGFDNSDTRLQFYNAIDRMSSPASDVVTMPDETMLSAFPRAANKKFIPNAIPDLPLPDAAERARARERFGWTDSDFVAGAMGRLSAEKGIPEFIEAALSTHAPLRWAVAGVGPLQADIERCDPSRIQAVGYVSPSDDYVTAIDVYVQSSRGEGLSLSLLQAMRAAKPIVATRVNATELAIRDGVDGVLVEPCSAGALAEGVEKIQSDRDLAQRLGASARARFLEKFRIQRQAEAYDELYSRVCAAHGRSETSAS encoded by the coding sequence ATGCAGTCACCTTCAGAGCCGATAGCTCCGTTCGCATCCATGGGCGCCCCGTCATCTCTTGTGGCGGCAGGCATGCATCGCGTGCCGGTCATCCACGTGCTCGACGGCGTCTTGCTCGGCAAGCAATATCTGTGGGGCAAGGAACAAGTCGTCAGCAATTTGATCCACGCGCAAGCGCGCAGTCCGCAATTCGTTCCAGAACTTGCGGTATTCTCACCGTGTCTCCTGAGCGATCTCATCGAAGCCGACGGATTTCCGGTCACGATACTCAGCGCCGGTTCATCGGGTTCGCCCTGGCGCGGATTGGGCGCGCTGATGCGCCACCTGCGCGCGAAGCCCACTGCCATTTTGCACACGCACGGCTTTAAGGCGAACGTCGTCGGCCGAATGGCGCGTGTGCTCGGTGCGCCGATGACCGGGATCGTCAGCACGTCGCACGGCTTTGACAATTCAGACACACGGCTGCAGTTCTACAACGCCATCGACCGCATGTCGAGCCCGGCCAGCGACGTCGTCACCATGCCCGACGAGACGATGCTTTCGGCATTTCCGCGCGCGGCCAATAAAAAATTCATTCCAAACGCGATCCCAGACCTTCCATTGCCCGACGCTGCCGAACGCGCGCGCGCACGCGAGCGATTTGGATGGACGGATAGCGATTTCGTCGCCGGAGCGATGGGAAGGCTGTCGGCGGAAAAAGGCATCCCGGAGTTCATTGAAGCCGCGTTATCAACCCATGCGCCATTGCGGTGGGCGGTAGCCGGTGTCGGTCCGTTGCAGGCCGACATCGAACGCTGCGATCCGTCGCGCATCCAAGCCGTCGGATACGTGTCGCCGTCCGACGACTACGTCACGGCGATCGACGTCTACGTGCAGTCGTCGCGCGGTGAGGGGCTGAGCCTGTCGCTGCTGCAGGCGATGCGCGCGGCCAAACCCATCGTCGCGACGCGCGTCAACGCCACCGAACTCGCTATTCGCGACGGCGTGGACGGCGTGCTCGTCGAGCCGTGTTCGGCCGGCGCGCTGGCGGAGGGCGTTGAAAAGATCCAATCGGACCGCGACCTCGCGCAACGCCTCGGCGCCTCGGCGCGGGCCCGGTTCTTGGAAAAATTCCGCATCCAACGGCAGGCCGAGGCATATGACGAACTTTATTCGCGCGTGTGCGCCGCACACGGTAGATCGGAGACCAGCGCCTCATGA